Genomic window (Pseudomonas sp. L5B5):
GCCAGGCACGTAGAGCGCGGCGGTAGGCTTGGAGTTGGGTGTACTGCTCGGCCTCAAGGGTCGTGGCTGCAGCATCTTCCTGTTCGTCGCGGTGCCGAGTTACAACGCCATCCGTTTCAGTCAACTGCTGATCTCGCCATGCCCGTTCAACGGCGGCAAGGTCCTCAGCGCTCGGTGGCGGTGGCTCGGTAAGCACTGGGAAGCCGTCTTTGCCCCAATCAATGAGCAGGCCCGCTGCCTGACCTGCCATTAACTCGGCGTGCCTTTCAGCGGTTATTTCGACGACATCATTCGGCATAGACATGTGAATGGTTGGGACGTAGAAGCTGCGAGTGGATTTTGAACTGAACATAGACCCTCCTCAATTTCCTAGGGCGATGAAAAAACCGCCAAGTTCGGCAGTCGGCACGCCTGTTGTGCTCAACATTGCCGTGGCTTTGAGCCCGTTTGTGCCCTTGTTCACAAGAGAAAACACTGTCGCCCCTCCGTTGCCGAGTACTGCCGCGCTGAGGCACGCATTCGGGAACGCAATGTAAAAAACAGCATTCCAGTTACCCGTTGCACCTCCTGCCGATACAGCACTTCCCCATTGCAAGATTAGGCCTCCCGGCAACCTCTGATAACCCGCCGGTGCTAAGGCTCCGGCAAATGAAGCCGAGGAACCCAACTGGACTCCACCCCACCCATACCACTGGCCGCCCCCGACATAAGAGATTGTTACCGTATCGCCAGCCCCTAGTACAAATGTCCTTGGTATCGAGTTACCTACCCCATAAAGAGTCTGTCCCGATGATGCCTGCACAGTCACTACCCCGTTGCCGGCGTTGTTGATCTGATAGGTTGCGCCAGCGTTCTGAGCAGTGGCGGTTGGTAGCGTGAGCGTTATCGTGCCGCCTGCATTGATAATGAAGCCGGCAAGGGCAAGCGTCAGTGTCTGACTGGAAGCCACGCCGTATTGCCCTGCGAAATTTCCAAGCGCTCGCTGCACGAACTCCGTTGTAGCAAGGCCTTTACTTGTATCGAACTGCGCTGCAGTTGGGCCGGTCGGAGCTCCGGTAAACGCCGGCGAGTTGATCGGCGCCAGGCCCTGAGTCACGCACTTGAAGGTTAGCGGCGTGGTGCCCAGGACAATCGGCCCATCCGTGGCCAGCAGCCACAAGGTATCGGCACTGGCTGTGCCCTGTTCGACAGCGACCAGCAGGCCGGGGGTGGCCTTCGCGCTGCTGTCTGCATCGGTTGCCCGTTTCCAGATCTCGCCCGTGAGATAAATTCCGTTGTCTCGAGCCTGAGCCTGGTCCTTAACCAGTACCCGCGAGCCCAGCGGCACCGCCACCCCGTCAATCGTTTGGGCTCCGACCAGTTGGATCG
Coding sequences:
- a CDS encoding phage tail assembly chaperone, with the protein product MFSSKSTRSFYVPTIHMSMPNDVVEITAERHAELMAGQAAGLLIDWGKDGFPVLTEPPPPSAEDLAAVERAWRDQQLTETDGVVTRHRDEQEDAAATTLEAEQYTQLQAYRRALRAWPESGEFPLSQHRPSAPEWLPSLTP
- a CDS encoding phage tail protein; translation: MIDPNTQFFAILTAVGEAKQANADALGIPWKLTEMGVGDANGTDPIPDRAQTRLLNERRRRPLNKLSVDPANSNILVAEQIIPADEGGWWIREIGLYDADGALVAVANCAPSYKPLMSQGSGRTQVVRMNFIVSSAANVTLKIDPAVVLATRQYVDDSIADAANRQDAKASVLVATSGPIQLVGAQTIDGVAVPLGSRVLVKDQAQARDNGIYLTGEIWKRATDADSSAKATPGLLVAVEQGTASADTLWLLATDGPIVLGTTPLTFKCVTQGLAPINSPAFTGAPTGPTAAQFDTSKGLATTEFVQRALGNFAGQYGVASSQTLTLALAGFIINAGGTITLTLPTATAQNAGATYQINNAGNGVVTVQASSGQTLYGVGNSIPRTFVLGAGDTVTISYVGGGQWYGWGGVQLGSSASFAGALAPAGYQRLPGGLILQWGSAVSAGGATGNWNAVFYIAFPNACLSAAVLGNGGATVFSLVNKGTNGLKATAMLSTTGVPTAELGGFFIALGN